The genomic window ttcttcctgtggtaaaaaaaagataagttaaaaaagccccaaagccggtatggccggctttggggtatacaaatacaaaaagaagtaaaatctaatccaaaacagccaagctgtaaaaaaagagtgcggccctcaaaaaggctatggtgaaaaaagatgtgaaatccaaggtggcagccaagaaatggctgtgatggtaggttaatggtaaaaattttaataacgacaattcaggtgaattttgtgccaagaccaagcggcaccaaattcacctgaattgtcgttattaaaatttttaccattaacctaccatcacagccatttcttggccgccaccttggatttcacatcttttttcaccatagcctttctgagggccgcattctttttttacagcttggctgttttggattaaatttgCTACatctagttgcctttcgaatcataactcagtagttggtaatctgattcttctgtactactgcaaggactttctatgatgattattccagctacataccgattttcagctcattgcacTAAGCGGTtcgcctgatagacacgaaaactaatagtttttttattcataaaaatcgatcgcgtaattttgacacaggttgggttttgtgtcatatctccatggtctttatcccaattcctttcaaaccacaaaaaggcactcctacgatggttgctccatctacatagcaattgtcaactgattcctccaaggagtttttaccctgtaggcgtgacagaccttcgaccttattttacgaaaataatcggtcataactccatgaatgttcatcggattcctaccaaagttggtactgagatccgccttaatgagccctttacgtgtgccaaatttcagcccaatccgagcacgcattcgtgttttatggcagattttgctaagtgtgcgaaatgaagaagaaaacaaagaaattaaaacgaaatttagTTCGCtagtatctcggaaatggctggagcaagtTTCTtccaatttggtatgtagactcccctaactagCCAGCACGtctttagcaaatttggttccaatcagattagggatcacagagctacataggtgtgaaaattgcattttctttcttcctgttaatatactcatggtgtggcgcgctggcttcttgggccacacgacacagtaccgtgtgtcttgataaatgtTACTAGTTCATCTCGACACAAGGATTaaaagtccactagtatatctgcaagttagactaaaggtggaccgataccagtggtatcggatcagtatcggtatcggtgttACAAGGTACAGACAccaccagtagacactcaccacttttattaaaccatctctacCTAAGTTTCCAGGAGCAAATAATTTAGTTGGGCTAGCAAAGTAGCAAAAAAGCCTACAATTGCTCCGtgtgtattccaatatgttaGAGCaagtgaatcctttgtaattaaatgacaGTGCAGTTGTTTCTCAAAGAATcagtttatgactacttggcttgctttttcatgaaaaggtttggttgcaaggctgtaacaaacattgtagaattattggccgcccacacaattaattacctaatcAATAAACTTACTACCTCAAATAgagaaattagtaatccacaatgatatttatcatgtttagacaatgaatattttgaaacttgaatgaactgagatcaatcaaacTGAACAATTAccatgatattttaatagctatcTATGCATCACAACAgtaaaatttctataataatcTTTAGTATCAGTATCAGAATCGGTATCAGtagataatttcagtacaactACTAGTATCAGAACTATTGGTAAAAAGTGTTATCGGTTCATCTCTAGTATAGATACactcttttgtttcactacttgtaATTTCTTTGATCCCAAATCCAACTTAATTCTTATAATCAAATCTAGGTATACCAATTTTGTTGAAGAGTGAGTGTGCAATAATAGGCTACATTTACTGGGTTGAAATATATCATTATTTTAATGTATGATACCATTTAAGTTCAAAGGGGAAAAGCGTGCTTTATTTTCCTTTGTTTGGCAATGTAGCACAGTTTATGTGAACCATAAAACACAATCCACAGAAACTGGTAAGTCAAATTCTCAGAAAATGGGAATGACCAATGGAAAATGAATGATAAAGGTGATTATGTCAAGACAGGTTGAATTTTACAGTGCAGTACTTCTTATCAGTATTGTTGGATCATTCTGCTAAAaatgatcaaaacactctaatagagcagtcacctctaTTACAACACCTCTATATAGTAGGGCAGTCAAGAACAATTTAACAGGAGCTGCATTGAAAGCCTGTGAATTGAATCAATTGATGGACTACTATACGTAAACTGTATATACAGTTAAATCATTGCCAAGGACTTAACTACAACATTATTATTGTAGGATTGCAGTTGTCATGGTGACTGTagttatttaattatttgtaattaGTCTagtcatgaaccacgatagtgggttcataatagggatctcCCATGTCTTTTgcaaaattctaatagaacacacacctaaaaaaATAGCtagaaaagcatccttcaactcaaaacaacactccagtggttctttgcaatgagtataggtccactagtaagtatcaagtgaaaaggaaacagtatgtgtatttcaaaATTTGCTTATTTGTTcatcatgaaccacagtagtggttcataagAGATCTCCTATGAtctttgccaaaatcctaattgAACACACACCTACAGTAAACACCATCTTAGGAAGTTTTCCCAACCATAAAAGAAggcttagaagttaatttggaagaagtttgGGTCCAGTgaaaaatatgaagtcaaaaggaatgAATAAAAGCACTTTTCAAAATTTCTaaaatatgccattttgttcatcttcttatcatgaaccacaatagtgggttcataatagggatcgcccatgtttttttttttattgttgcaaaaactctaatagaacgcacacctaaaaaccaccttggaaagcatcctccaactcaaaaccatCCTCTGGTGGTTaattgcaatgagtattggtccactattGCAGTTTTCCAcatgcctcaaactacactgtagttacataaaaacattaaatatgaagggtttcaccttcatttaaaactttttgcgctgctagactggttttatgggcttctcaaaaagtatcgataggcattcaaaattttgaatgattgcccgtgactataacGTAACCTTAATCACGTGAGCTTTGTATATGGCCTAATGCAAATTTTAATGCTGAAGTGAACAAACCTTATTGGAAGTCGATCGGAACAACCGCCATCacgttatggatcattttataaaggtatgtaaaggtttTGCGTATTTAATGAAATGTCGATTACATGGTGGCATCATGCTTTTAGTACAAAGGGGAAAGCCCTAGGTACCATTGTAGCgtttattacattgcaagtagAATGAAGTAATTAGCTTCGCCAAAGGAGGTATGCCTTGAAAGTTATAGCACTTTGTTTACAGCGATGTGCActtgcctatatataggcttaagCGCGTTAAGGTTTAAGGTGGTGTTtaagtgagtgttctattaggatgatgtcaaaaaaaaacataggcaaCTTTATTTTGAACCACTACCATGGTCCACAATTTGTCAATGATGCATACTTATTATAAATATTTTGTCTACCACTTACATCACTCTCTTTAAATAGCAAACAGTAGCATTAACATTTTCATGACATTTTCTGCTTGTTGATGAACATGTAGGATCAGAGATAAAATCAGGATCAAATCTAACAGCCTCCATAGTACATGGACAAGTCTCAAGATAACTGCTGTTCACATTTTCAATACTTCCTGCAAACCATAAATTACAGTACTCCAGTAGTGCAGTTTCTCCAGTAATTTGACCAAATAGTCTTTGAGCAAATGACAAAATTGAAGAAGTATACATAATGTTGAGATTCTTTGTGTGCTTGACTAAAACTAAGACTGATATGTCAAACTGAAATATTCTTGGTCTATTAATTCTTTGTACAAATGTAACATTTCCATTGTCATAATCAGTGTATCTAATGCTAAACTGGTGTCTACTTCCACGCTTTAGCCATCGTCTACCCAATAGAAAAAACCAATTTTCAACTGTAAAGGCTATAGTACCATTTTCTTTAAATTGATCCTTTTTTACTTGTTCAGAGTTCCATCTAGCCATATAAAGCCTGTCATTATCAATCAGAGCAAATTCTAGTTctctatcatcatcatcatatatATGTACATCTGGTGTCTTAAAAATACAGCTGGAACTGAAACATAATAAATCAAAGTGGATGATTGTATTAAAATAATGGTAAATCTTCATGCGTGACCTTACTATACAAAGACGACCTTGGGACACGATATAAATGTAGTTCATtaaaaaatgtttataagcttGTAGTAACTTGGTGAACTAACTGACCATACAGTTACATTGTATTCACATAAGCAAAGTAATACTCTTAAgctaatccacacaaaaacagccaagctgtgaaaaatggtgcagccttaaaaagcctgggtgaaaaaagttgtgaaatcaaaggtggcggccaagaaatggctgcaatgatgttaatgttaataaattttaacaatgcacacagccattattaatttttttagcattaacaccattgcaactatttcttggccgccatctttgatttcataacttttttcacccaggcttttaaggcgCACCATTTCttcaaagcttggctgtttttgtgtggattttactTCTTTATGTAcgttataaggccccaaaaccagcctatcgCTGCCTTTGAGGTTTGATTTTACTCACATTTTTTCTTTTCTATGTACACaccatgatgattattgaagacaggcttataaatgtgttttattgcatgatttaattcaatgtttgataatattatagtaatactctaatagagtgcacattttttgaggacttctaatagagcatacgggtcattccataccaaatcaacaaaaaaaaatctggacccctttcgattttcgtgaaatttggcacaaacatggaccctttcaagaaattttctcacaccaaaatgtggctcatttcattggtctccttTTAAGTTATAACcgctcaaagtttctgctgaaaattttattttgcttacacatcttcaataaaatggccataactttgcttgcgATTGACATAGAAACTTCTGGTTTAGATAattgaaatccttattaaattcCCGTTCAGGtaatatataatgttttataattgctcaaaggaaaaggtcaaaccacaaaaatgtagctttttcctttgatcttaattttcaaaaatacatattctttaattaaatttatttttggtttacatgttgctctaatacccatcattcatcactgtgagtttaaagttgggaccaatagtagattatgagttataagtgttaatgtgtagccttgtaatcactctTGTTTGTGtggttcaagtatgcaaagatgcaataccaattgcaagtaactttatataatactatgtcacaatcattttatacattgttggtttgtaagtaaagttaatTTGTTTACGTTTTGTAAGAAAATCCAGTAAaagcttatacttaaatacatatactcaagtaatttaccccttATCAAGTTTGTATATATTGTGTCTGATTATGACGCCAAGTCTATTATATAGTAGTGAAATGttgaacttgatgacattttcactagctacagtaactgctactgttagcatttaatgctaatttttgatatgcaagtacatattttgatacacaaaattaatgtacgtagctatagtggaaactgtctaagacAGTCAAGGCCAgtttttttggccttaatatgcagacggctatttatatagttttatgtgcataaatgtcttactagaacaatttaaagttggccttaaatagaaaggtggcctttcattagaggtggccgctaagacaagttccactgtaatttgaaacacttacatAATGTTATGTCTTTGTTCTTAACATAGGCATGAATGTTTCAAATATAATCTACTAGGGCTTTTCTGACGAGTAGTAATGAATGAATGATGCAGTTCTAACAGCCTTTTCAACTTAcaccttcaaaaattcaattgtgtactgatatcaatgcatcagatttcattgcatgtcaaagttacatgtgaatgattgtagagactgtcatgcaatatgcaccactttcagtctcaacCTTTACTATAACActctgatttaactttgaagttaattgccttgaccctttctttaatcgattattgatgtatttcacttaaagctatagatatggATCAGTGggcaattgctgtagtgaatctttctacaatgtaatttctatggaacatttctagaatcaaattatgagctacattgctataTTTAAGTAGTttcatcatgatacagttgatgtatggagcCAGTTACCTTAGGGACAAATTTTTTGGGCtaggtagctgcttaatacatttgcataagtgtatagTATCAATTTGAAATTGGTCCttatggagtggtggcctttctatacaggtggccactttccactctattccatcaaatgTTTGATGAGCAAGACAATGcatagtggttttagaagtgtacatttttccagcaaaagCATTGTTTATAGGTACAGACATAcaaaggtggcctttaagtggtcagtagtagGCTTGCCATTTCAAAGTATAATtcaaaagtgatatacagtgtaacatatcttAGCGGCTACCTTAAAGGCCATCTTTTTATAAGGGAAACTTAAAATAGGATATttctactctaatgcaactatatgaagcagTTACCTAGGTATTATGACCAAGAagctttggatatcactaagacatggcatttcaattcAACTGTtccacattacatgtacatatgtatgagtAACTGTGTCGTTTGCATccattatacacatgtataagattggaaactatcatcataatctgtggctgaatattattattactattatacattaaaattgaaagaatagattggaatatcattagttgtacagtaaatcccctataaatatagctactgtacctcTATAATaggaccaccttgttatagtagccacctctattttataggacactgaacttacagcaaaaatataatcagtgattcctttattaggccgccttattattgctccagctttcttagctttaaaagtggtctgttagtatggtttcagtgtagtgagcccttgtcaatacaaaccctaactattttaatgcataaaatgatttgCGACATACTAATATAAGGTTATTCgcaattggtattggaaattacactgtaaaaataccatacaaacagcagtgattacaaggttacacattaacacttataactcatgattcactattggtcccaactttaaactcacagtggtgaatgatgggtattagagcaacatgtaaaccaaaaatatatttaattaaagaatatatatttttgaaaattaagatcaaaggaaaaagctacatttttgtggttcgaccttttcctttgagcaattatacatcacctgaaagagaatttaataaggatttcaaaaatctaaaccagaagttTTTATGTGAATCataagcaaagttatggccattttattgaaaatGTGTAagcaaattaaaattttcagcagaaactttgagtgatCATAACTTAaggggagaccaatgaaatgaaccaaatttcggtgtgagaaagtttcttgatagggtctatgtttgtgccaaatttcatgaaaattgaaaggggtccggattttttttttttttgttgatttggtatggaatgacccatacatAGAatgctctagaacaatctagtatatacttctattggtagatctataaaattacaaacgtttgattataagcagagaaatttcatttataaagcagaaattaagtgagatgatcaaccaaggtagcagtggttcagtggttaaggatgcaggtgttaggtatggaggtccctgctTTGAACTCTGGTCAGGATTTTCTGACAttttgtgcacaccttttttaccccctggtgactgctctattagagtatcttgatcccacgATATTACATTTGTTTGCCTTTTGCTTTACAATTTtttcgctgtaactctattgctatttaaactatcaaaaggtactgctacttatctacacaccaattttgaagttattccgattctcggtttaccctgtagccgtgacagaagtttgatctttctttacatgaataaatgttcataactccttggatattcctcagattcacagcaaacttggtacgtgaatccaccgttacatgcTCTTTGTTTGTaccaaagttcaaggcaattgaattacacgtttgcattttatagcaaatttAAGTGTGTGAAATGAAATTGAAGACCCCATAGTCCCTGTACGGcataaaaaaaatgaaaaaatttaaaacgaaactttgaacacccatatcttTCAAATGGCtcttgcgaatttaatcaaatttgctgtgtggcgtaccctatcTGGCGGACAGCTAtagtgcaaaaatggtgtgctttggagaaggggccataaAGCTATGCATGCGTAAAAAAGTTGTTTACTTTCTTTctatcaatatactcatggtgtggtgcgccggctttcttggctgtaCAACACACTACCTTGTGTCTTGATGTATTCAGGGCCTTCTAGAACATCAAAGGAGCAACCTTTTTTATTTTAGAAACCAATTGCAGTTGTATACACTGGTAAAACTCATTTATTTGTGCACTAATATTACATTGCTGAAGGCTTTTAGGAAAGGAAATCACCTTAGCATAGAACAGCAGGCTCTACCTACGTATAACACTGAGTTTTTGGTATCTAAGACACTGTAATAGCACATATTAAaattaaatactttaaaataaagaatagggattgctgaaaataCTCATGAAACTAGAAGGGATTGCTGGAGTAAATTGACAAGGATTCTGGTTGTATCACGTAAACccacaaatccccactatgacTTATTTGGAGTGTTAGCTAAAGTTAATTTTTATAATTGAGTCACAATAGGAATTTGTGAGTTTACTTTATGCAACCACGATCCTTGTCTATTTACTCCAGCAATCCCTCCCAATTTCATAAGTTATTCTAACAACTTATATGCTTTATTTTAAAGTTTGTAGACAAATTTTACAAATGGTGATTTAAATTAACTGcatgatatcatacagtatggcagtataggagtactgtatattagggattatgGAGGTTtaggtttttctggccaaaaatatcacccaaaaaccagctccacaataccatcctggcgtCTTtattggtagtattggttaggtataaccaagcccaaaagtgccttcatgcatgcattgtatgcctgcctgatgccttcaggcaaccATAACTCAAtcacagctaaggctatgggcttggttTTTTTCACTGCTCcacgtcacttcagcccgacaggtgccttttggcatactacaatacatacaatgcatgcatcatgagcagtggcggaggaagcagttgatatgaggggggcctctgctgagctgacccagacttatttctgtagtttggtaaggtgagaccaaaaaaaaaaaaaaaaaggtcacaaccaactgacaagagttttccacctcaccagctaccatttctagctgataaactacataaaaatccttacatagctcgctacacactgactactttattagagtgactgctctattagagtatctcgatctttatcacggttttcagccccactccaagaaagataatttcggtgtgatatcattctgagggggggctaagccccctagccccccccctttccgccgcctatgatcaTGGGCTTTAAACATTGATTCACAAATCTTACTACATACTGTATGGCAAGAGCAAATAATGGGagaagagagtgtctaactcagTATTAGTTCATCAAAAATCAGTCCATTAAAAAGTCCATAGTATTAATTGAACACTTATAAATTTCAAAGAAGCAGGTGTCAAAGGATGCAAAGGGGTTCTGTCATTGGCTTCTTTTAAAtgaatctaaaccaaaacagccaagctgtaaaaagagtgcggccctcaaaaaggccagagttaaaaaagatgtgaaatccaagatggcggccaagaaatggctgtgatggtaagtaaatggcaaaaattttaattatgacaattcaggtgaatttgcattgcctcctccaagtttcactagaatttggcaccaaattcacctgaatcattGTCATTAAAATTTCTGCCATtaaccacagccatttcttggctgccacaccttggatttcacatattatTTCactctggcctttttggggaccgcactctttttttacagcttggctgttttggtttagatatcacttctttttgtattgcaagtcacaaagccagccataaactggcattgataattccttttaacttgttatttttttctttactgcaggaattgtggaacaatagaagcaattgtgtgtagctatagttttttgtctgattaaatatttatatatttaacaatgaatgattatcacatactgtaggtaatacaGTGATTTCTTATATAACTAAACTATaactgaaactctcattgtttgtagctgaactcgtttcagggtgacttgcttctagctgaactctctacatggtgatttgtttccaacacatatttctacagggtgattttgtttgtagctgattctctataggataacttgttcctagctgatatctctacaggtgacttgtttcaagctgatctttctacagggtgatttgttttaactctctacatggtaacttcttctagttgatctctctaaagggtgatttgtttgtagctgaactctctacaatttgatttgtttgcagctgaactctctactaggtgatccTTTTAGCTgcatgatctctctataggatgacttgtttctaggcgaactctctacatgatggtttctttgtagctgaactctctacaaggtaacttcttctagctgatctctctacaggatgacttgtttgtagctgatctctggatgacttaattgtttctagctgaactctctatacggttatctgtttgtaatatacagtgtgatttgtttgtagctgatctctctatagggtaacttgtttgtagctaaactctctacaggatgg from Dysidea avara chromosome 2, odDysAvar1.4, whole genome shotgun sequence includes these protein-coding regions:
- the LOC136246310 gene encoding uncharacterized protein; protein product: MARWNSEQVKKDQFKENGTIAFTVENWFFLLGRRWLKRGSRHQFSIRYTDYDNGNVTFVQRINRPRIFQFDISVLVLVKHTKNLNIMYTSSILSFAQRLFGQITGETALLEYCNLWFAGSIENVNSSYLETCPCTMEAVRFDPDFISDPTCSSTSRKCHENVNATVCYLKRVMNLGQQCCYDGEGKYITANIPAGSADFYFPLDYYLQHQSSDYFPYKTCCIDTNDPQFCEKYYSKRPKDIVNGTDCIPAIGYFQRRKLVLP